In Agarivorans gilvus, one genomic interval encodes:
- a CDS encoding phage minor head protein yields MAVRYGSLPFNEAISFFRQKLSVTTEHWHEMWAASHNHAFTVAGAMKVDLLADLRQAVDDAIANGTSLNQFQKRFNHIVAKHGWQHTGDANWRSQLIYETNLRQSYNAGREQQIQQVKAQRPYGLYKHGNSETPRAEHLKWNNLVLPLDDPWWNAHSPSNGWGCKCKKFALSERDLKRLGLKVGVAPKAASYEWVNPGTGEVHDIPKGIDPGFDYRPLAPKQRAARAAKQAAAKPPLAERLRPRMVPSALSTAKGVSAKGLDDLLKQLPEQAQHQLQDFLQAHPVKTLFIKQGEMSRGKASLAISQQVAEYLDVSPAMARAYYTIKGANRTGGFTSVSFNHVVVKVKASHRFSKVDVTATLNSAQQVIEDAKHNQGPLSYRLASHPENLKRHHAFTTLIEQQHSGDAGLLSTWLHELGHQVHYYAGAPDIPVKAEQMLTAYGSTSKHEFFAEGFAAMMLNRATLEQWQPDLVSWFDKQINAAVRSSNKRR; encoded by the coding sequence ATGGCAGTACGCTACGGCTCGCTACCCTTTAATGAGGCAATTAGCTTCTTTCGGCAAAAGCTGTCGGTAACCACCGAACACTGGCATGAAATGTGGGCGGCCAGCCACAACCATGCCTTTACCGTAGCTGGTGCCATGAAAGTCGATCTCTTAGCCGATTTACGCCAAGCGGTAGACGACGCCATTGCCAACGGCACTTCACTTAATCAATTTCAAAAGCGCTTTAACCACATAGTGGCCAAACACGGCTGGCAGCATACCGGCGATGCCAACTGGCGCAGCCAATTAATCTACGAAACCAACTTACGCCAAAGCTATAACGCGGGGCGGGAACAACAAATACAACAAGTAAAAGCGCAACGCCCTTACGGCTTGTATAAACATGGTAATAGTGAAACCCCAAGGGCAGAACACCTAAAGTGGAACAACTTAGTACTCCCCTTAGATGACCCTTGGTGGAATGCGCACAGCCCGTCCAATGGCTGGGGCTGCAAGTGCAAAAAGTTCGCGCTAAGTGAGCGCGACTTAAAACGCCTAGGCCTTAAAGTGGGCGTAGCCCCCAAAGCGGCCAGCTATGAATGGGTTAACCCCGGCACCGGTGAAGTGCATGACATTCCCAAAGGTATTGATCCCGGTTTTGATTACCGCCCCTTAGCCCCCAAACAGCGAGCAGCTAGAGCCGCCAAGCAAGCCGCGGCCAAGCCGCCATTGGCCGAGCGCTTGCGCCCTCGCATGGTGCCAAGTGCCTTAAGCACAGCTAAGGGCGTTAGTGCCAAAGGCTTAGATGATTTACTCAAACAATTACCCGAGCAAGCACAACATCAACTGCAAGACTTTTTACAAGCTCACCCCGTTAAAACCCTGTTTATTAAGCAAGGTGAAATGAGCCGTGGTAAAGCCTCGCTAGCCATTAGCCAACAAGTAGCCGAATACTTAGACGTATCACCCGCCATGGCCAGAGCCTACTACACCATCAAAGGAGCCAACCGCACCGGTGGTTTTACCTCCGTATCGTTTAACCATGTAGTGGTGAAGGTAAAAGCCAGCCACCGTTTCAGTAAAGTGGATGTAACCGCAACCCTTAACAGCGCCCAACAAGTGATAGAAGACGCCAAACACAACCAAGGCCCGCTAAGCTATCGCTTGGCCTCTCACCCAGAAAACTTAAAACGCCACCATGCCTTCACCACCTTAATAGAACAGCAACACAGTGGCGATGCCGGTTTGCTTAGTACCTGGTTGCATGAGCTTGGCCATCAAGTTCACTACTATGCCGGTGCGCCCGATATTCCCGTCAAAGCCGAACAAATGCTCACCGCCTATGGCAGTACCAGCAAGCACGAATTTTTTGCCGAAGGCTTTGCCGCTATGATGCTTAACCGAGCTACACTAGAACAATGGCAGCCAGACTTGGTGAGTTGGTTTGATAAACAAATAAATGCTGCAGTGCGCAGTAGCAACAAACGGAGATAA
- a CDS encoding phage virion morphogenesis protein has product MAGIHIELDGQSAISHALNQLMAQINDLEPAFADIGEYLLLSHRQRFDEQQSPDGEPWEPLSATSQALKPKNKQQILRLNDILRDHFSYQATNKELLFGSNQVYAAIHQFGGTTSPNSMIPNKTIPARPFLGLSNDDEIEVLAILSEHLQNALSGV; this is encoded by the coding sequence ATGGCGGGCATTCATATTGAGCTCGACGGCCAATCGGCTATAAGCCATGCGCTTAACCAGCTGATGGCGCAGATTAACGATCTAGAACCAGCCTTTGCCGATATTGGCGAATATCTATTGCTTAGCCACCGCCAGCGCTTTGATGAACAACAAAGCCCAGACGGCGAACCGTGGGAGCCATTAAGCGCCACTAGCCAAGCACTCAAGCCTAAAAACAAACAGCAAATACTAAGACTTAACGACATACTACGAGATCACTTTAGCTACCAAGCCACCAATAAAGAGCTACTGTTTGGATCTAACCAAGTGTATGCCGCCATCCACCAATTTGGTGGCACCACCTCGCCCAATAGCATGATTCCCAATAAAACTATTCCCGCCAGGCCATTTTTAGGCCTAAGCAATGACGATGAAATAGAAGTCTTAGCCATTTTAAGCGAACACCTACAAAACGCCCTCAGCGGCGTTTAG
- a CDS encoding DUF2971 domain-containing protein — protein sequence MLLYRYRSPSELSFKELLYNELYFASQNELNDPFDGQSYYQLSQSPDFWERLLREVNEKRALLIRPLPYADIAKELSAIPSIDYNMAISGTISKLMELIAAKLNLQQIGLVSLGIAIEEYLAYYQPTKGYFVSFSSAEKDPLLWAHYANQHCGYSLIFRAIDGALHQHPTRIKTNVHPRGYAGQSIPAQFKFHKVDYKTESDHQDASMLLPGHFSPWLNDLTEQERIAHHHRHLKFLLTKHSSWKYEKEYRLVIHESPRWLTGLDTELKPLDRLFYYDPMQLVGIIFGARMSQEHIQRIKDIVEYIKREVLARPGDTPKYMFPFAYFRSELGAGKRETNIRLTDIYNTAFDLVEGSSSQKQTTIDRWYSGHALLQEGSSCKPVTIK from the coding sequence GTGCTGCTCTACCGATACCGCTCTCCATCTGAATTGTCATTTAAAGAACTGCTTTACAACGAACTGTATTTTGCTTCCCAAAATGAGCTTAATGACCCCTTCGATGGCCAGAGTTATTATCAACTAAGCCAATCTCCTGATTTTTGGGAAAGGCTATTACGGGAAGTAAATGAAAAAAGAGCACTATTAATTAGACCCCTACCTTATGCCGACATAGCAAAAGAACTTTCGGCCATCCCCTCCATTGATTACAACATGGCGATTAGTGGCACCATATCAAAGCTAATGGAGCTCATCGCTGCAAAACTAAATCTACAACAGATTGGGTTAGTAAGCCTTGGTATTGCTATAGAGGAATATCTAGCCTACTACCAACCGACAAAAGGGTATTTCGTTTCCTTTTCTAGCGCAGAGAAAGATCCGTTATTATGGGCCCATTATGCCAATCAGCATTGTGGTTACAGTTTAATTTTTCGCGCTATTGATGGTGCCTTACATCAACACCCAACGCGAATCAAAACCAACGTTCATCCCAGAGGTTATGCCGGCCAAAGTATTCCTGCTCAATTTAAGTTCCACAAAGTAGACTATAAGACTGAATCCGATCACCAAGATGCTTCGATGCTGTTACCAGGTCATTTCTCCCCCTGGTTAAATGACCTAACAGAGCAGGAAAGGATTGCTCATCATCATCGACATTTAAAATTCCTGCTAACCAAGCACTCCTCATGGAAATATGAAAAAGAATATCGACTAGTTATTCATGAATCACCAAGATGGTTAACCGGACTAGATACTGAGTTAAAGCCCTTAGATCGCTTATTCTACTACGATCCTATGCAACTCGTAGGCATCATCTTTGGCGCACGCATGTCCCAAGAACACATTCAACGCATTAAAGACATTGTTGAGTATATTAAACGAGAAGTGCTCGCTCGACCCGGTGACACACCGAAATATATGTTTCCGTTTGCTTATTTCCGATCAGAGCTGGGTGCAGGAAAACGTGAGACTAACATTCGACTAACAGACATCTACAACACGGCTTTTGATTTAGTTGAAGGCAGTAGTAGTCAAAAACAAACCACTATTGACCGGTGGTATAGTGGCCATGCCTTACTGCAAGAAGGCTCATCTTGTAAACCGGTAACCATAAAATGA